One Camelina sativa cultivar DH55 chromosome 3, Cs, whole genome shotgun sequence genomic window carries:
- the LOC104758274 gene encoding CCR4-NOT transcription complex subunit 1 isoform X3: MLMIPSKVAGHTRFLLQSLHDSDADSIAKELSQLFDFGVETSIPVLKTCLDCFTVRKSQPDTLLQLEKVVSLVFKRVMKLPNLGTLLSHALKDVELTQSFLDDLTDTLEFSVSDKIAFALALTVFDRLDAKTTGRNFLLAEIEQLCANTGQIDSSEQIQNVLLFLQSSEDLSRHLDSFLQILSYAQPSDDFSFALTPILSDVHEADVFRSMGFHCDSAENEFDAILAEIDKETGVGDLMGELGCGFTADAQQCKEILSSFAPLREATISRILVNVARTCADLEDNHTTFSTFSLALGSCIPSEPPTPKSWNVDILVDTINLLAPGTSWRKVIENLDHDGFDIPNMECFAFFMRLYKTACKEPFPLDAVCASVWKNMEGQLSFLKHAISAPPEVFTFMHSPRKLVYNDNMHSHEQQLGLSNHAWLSLDLLDVLCQLAERGHAVLVSSLLQYPLTHCPRTLLLGMTHIKTAYNLIQREVVSAIFPVIITNSQESGFILNIWHQNAELFLWGILGAQNLKADSMLRIIEICHELKILPVVLESVPVSFSIRLAVLASLRGLLDIESWLPNCLHVFKDLFAEECLKFVKNVHFSDSEDFTAKHFHPSDPLSDLHLDATTSLLKVLKAHDNVITSSQLVEEIEKVNAAILDCNSKLQNGEAKDSSASNAYGDDVEAEANAYFHQMFSSQLSVDAMVQMLSRYKDSLVQREKLIFECMIANLFEEYRFFPKYPERQLKIASILFGSVIKHQLISSLTLGMALRLVLDSLRKPADSKMFLFGSKALEQFVNRLVELPQYCNHILQISHLRSTHPELVTVIEQALSRISSGNLESDASVSHPAPSQSSPGNGELSGSSTGQSALQHSSPIQLQQQNEVHIDDRSNVLPSNDARPLLPSLSTTSADVSVIPRNPGISTSSSTSSGLGRQTRGATSTRFGSALNIETLVAAAERRENAIETPLQNVQDKVSFIINNLSIANIESKGKEFADILPQQYYPWFAQYMVMKRASIEQNFHDLYLKFLDKVDSKLLFKEILQNTYENCKVLLGSELIKSSSEERSLLKNLGSWLGKLTIGRNYVLRAREIDPKSLIVEAYEKGLMIAVIPFTSKVLEPCQNSIAYQPPNPWTMAILGLLAEIYSMPNLKMNLKFDIEVLFKNLGVDIKEVAPTSLLKDRKREIDGNPDFSNKDLISQPQMISEPKTVSPLKQIDLPLDVANSPNTDVPSKLLSQYVAPQRVYPNTLMEEEKVATLGLSDQLPSPQGLFQSTPSPLFSISQLSAALPNIGNHVVINQKLSGFGMHFPFQRVVPLAMDRAIKEIVSGIVQRSVCIACQTTKELVLKDYSMEPEESRIYNAAHLMVASLAGSLAHVTCKEPLRTSISGHLRNSLQGLNIANESLEQIVQLVTNDNLDLGCAAIEHAATDKAIQTIDADIAQQLLLRRKHRDGAGSSFFDPNMLSQNSVSFIPESLRPKPGHLSLSQQRVYEDFVQHPWQKQSTQTSHGLSAASSSSSDVALGSGYGPVSGKVASDFLSSAGNARMDMVSRPSDISVDGFESSVSLLSPQVDPAGDSASLQFAKSLPTSELNLVEPSDAAMKEIGTSLQTLTSAATMERVGGTNITQPSLSTRDALDKYQIVTQKMEELVANNAGDDEIQAVVSEVPEIILRCISRDEAAFAVAQKAFKALYENASSNLHVSANLAILVAIRDVCKRVVKELTSWVIYSEEERKLNKDITIGLIQRELLSLAEYNVHMAKHLDGGRNKSATDFAISLLQSLVTEESSVISELHSLVDALAKLASKSGSPESLQQLIDIIRNPVTNSAGLSDSATGNEYNDRQKDEKVACNTTSNTDVNTSLDYVESDPAGFRDRVSTLFESWYQICELPGANETACSQYVLHLHQTGLLKGDDTTESFFRTLLEISVAHCISSEEISSGAVQSPQQAQSPSFLAIDMYAKLVFSILKYFPEQEYNSKLFLLSEIMAVTVRCIQKDAEDKKTSLNPKPYFRLFINWLLDLCSLDPGTDGANFQVLTAFANTFHALQPLKIPAFSFAWLELVSHRSFMPKLLTVNGQKGWPYVQRLLVDLLQFLEPFLRNAELGGPVHFLYKGTLRVLLVLLHDFPEFLCDYHFTFCDVIPSSCIQMRNIILSSFPRNMRLPDPSTPNLKIDLLPEIVEAPCILSEVDAALKGKQMKNDVDEYLMSRQQNSTFLSELKQKLLLSSSEATSAGTRYSVPLINSLVLYTGMQAIQQLQAGETQAQNVVALQMFKYLSMKLDTEGRYLFLNAIANQLRYPNNHTHYFSFIMLYLFFESDQEIIQEQITRVLLERLIVNRPHPWGLLITFIELIKNPRYGFWKQAFIRCAPEIEKLFESVARSCGGLKPVDEGMVSGWVSDNSH, encoded by the exons ATGCTGATGATTCCTTCCAAGGTCGCCGGTCATACCCGGTTCTTGCTCCAGAGCCTTCATGATTCCGATGCCGACTCCATCGCCAAAGAGCTTTCTCAG ttgtttgattttggagtGGAGACTAGTATTCCAGTTCTCAAGACCTGCTTAGATTGCTTCACCGTCCGGAAAAGCCAGCCAGATACGCTGTTACAGCTTGAGAAAGTAGTATCCTTAGTGTTTAAACGTGTGATGAAATTGCCGAATCTTGGAACCCTGCTCTCTCACGCCCTGAAAGATGTTGAGCTTACTCAGTCATTTCTGGATGATTTGACTGATACTTTGGAATTTTCAGTCTCTGACAAAATTGCCTTTGCTCTGGCCCTCACCGTTTTTGATAGATTGGATGCAAAGACAACTG GACGCAACTTTTTATTGGCCGAGATTGAGCAACTCTGTGCCAATACCGGCCAGATTGATTCATCTGAGCAAATTCAGAATGTTCTCTTGTTTCTCCAGAGTTCTGAGGATCTTTCCAGGCATTTGGATTCCTTCTTACAGATTTTGTCTTATGCTCAACCTAGTGATGATTTCTCTTTTGCTCTCACACCTATCCTCTCCGACGTTCATGAAGCTGATGTTTTCAG GAGCATGGGTTTTCACTGTGATTCTGCTGAAAACGAGTTTGATGCTATCTTAGCTGAAATCGATAAGGAAACAGGTGTTGGAGATCTCATGGGAGAATTAGGTTGTGGATTCACTGCTGATGCCCAACAATGCAAAGAGATCTTGTCTAGTTTTGCACCGTTAAGAGAGGCTACTATCTCAAGAATTCTTGTCAATGTTGCTCGGACATGTGCTGATCTTGAAGATAATCACACCACCTTTTCAACATTCAGTTTAGCCCTTGGTTCCTGCATTCCATCTGAGCCTCCCACGCCAAAGTCGTGGAATGTTGATATTCTAGTTGATACAATCAATCTGCTT GCTCCTGGCACAAGCTGGAGGAAAGTAATCGAGAATCTTGATCATGATGGATTTGACATCCCTAATATGGAGTGTTTCGCGTTTTTCATGCGGCTCTATAAAACCGCTTGCAAG GAGCCATTTCCTCTTGATGCTGTATGTGCGTCTGTCTGGAAGAATATGGAAGGTCAATTATCCTTTCTTAAGCATGCAATATCTGCCCCACCAGAAGTTTTCACCTTTATGCATTCTCCAAGGAAGCTG GTATATAATGATAACATGCACAGCCATGAGCAACAGTTAGGACTATCCAATCATGCATGGCTGTCGCTGGATCTCTTGGATGTTCTATGCCAATTGGCCGAGAGAGGTCATGCTGTTTTGGTTAGTTCGTTGCTCCAGTATCCACTCACACATTGTCCTAGAACCTTGCTTCTTGGAATGACACACATCAAA ACTGCTTATAATCTCATCCAGCGAGAAGTGGTTTCTGCTATTTTTCCAGTCATAATAACGAATTCCCAGGAGAGTGGTTTTATCCTTAATATCTGGCATCAGAATGCAGAACTCTTTCTGTGGGGGATTTTAGGTGCCCAAAATCTTAAAGCAGACAGCATGCTCCGAATAATTGAAATCTGCCATGAGCTAAAG atTCTCCCTGTTGTCTTAGAATCAGTTCCAGTCTCGTTCAGTATCAGATTGGCAGTCCTTGCATCATTGAGAGGTCTTTTGGACATTGAGAGCTGGTTGCCAAACTGCCTACATGTGTTTAAGGACCTCTTTGCTGAG GAGTGTCTCAAATTTGTCAAGAATGTGCATTTCAGCGACTCAGAGGATTTTACCGCCAAACATTTTCACCCTTCTGATCCGTTATCAGATCTTCATCTGGATGCAACAACTTCTCTTTTGAAA GTTTTGAAAGCTCATGATAATGTGATTACTTCATCTCAACTGGTCGAGGAGATAGAAAAGGTCAATGCCGCAATTTTGGATTGTAATTCGAAACTGCAGAATGGCGAGGCTAAAGATTCATCAGCTTCCAATGCATATGGAGATGATGTTGAGGCAGAAGCAAACGCTTATTTCCATCAAATGTTTTCTAGTCAGTTGAGTGTTGATGCGATGGTTCAAATGCTTTCTCGATACAAGGACTCTTTAGTTCAAAG ggaaaaattaatttttgaatgcATGATCGCTAATCTGTTTGAAGAATATCGTTTTTTCCCCAAGTATCCTGAGAGACAGCTGAAAATAGCCTCCATCCTCTTTG GTTCTGTTATAAAGCACCAGCTTATAAGTTCCCTCACTCTGGGGATGGCCCTGCGTCTAGTCTTGGATTCTTTGCGTAAACCTGCAGATTCAAAA ATGTTTCTCTTTGGAAGCAAGGCTCTAGAACAGTTCGTGAACCGTCTGGTTGAATTGCCTCAATACTGCAACCATATTCTGCAAATATCGCATCTGCGTAGCACTCACCCTGAGTTAGTCACTGTTATTGAACAAGCACTTTCAAGGATATCATCTGGTAATTTAGAGTCCGATGCCTCTGTTTCACACCCTGCTCCCTCGCAGTCTTCCCCTGGAAATGGCGAG ttgAGTGGTTCTAGCACTGGCCAATCTGCATTACAGCATTCTTCTCCCATACAGCTTCAACAGCAAAATGAAGTGCATATTGATGACCGCAGCAATGTGCTGCCATCTAATGACGCAAGGCCACTTCTGCCATCGTTATCAACCACTTCGGCTGATGTTTCTGTCATTCCAAGG AATCCTGGCATTTCAACGTCTTCTTCAACCTCATCTGGTCTTGGTCGTCAAACTCGTGGAGCTACTTCGACAA GGTTTGGGTCTGCTTTGAACATAGAAACCTTGGTTGCAGCAgctgaaagaagagaaaacgcAATCGAG ACTCCACTGCAGAATGTTCAGGATAAAGTTTCTTTCATAATCAATAATCTCTCTATAGCAAACATTGAATCGAAAGGGAAAGAGTTTGCTGATATTTTACCTCAACAGTATTATCCTTGGTTTGCACAGTACATGGTTATGAAAAG AGCGAGCATCGAGCAAAATTTTCATGATCTGTACCTGAAGTTCTTGGATAAAGTTGATTCGAAGTTGTTATTTAAGGAGATACTTCAAAATACTTATGAAAATTGCAAG GTTCTTTTGGGTTCAGAGCTCATAAAGTCAAGTTCTGAAGAGCGATCTCTTCTTAAAAATTTAGGCAGTTGGCTTGGAAAGTTGACCATTGGAAGGAATTATGTTTTAAGAGCGCGAGAAATAGATCCAAAATCCTTGATTGTGGAG GCATATGAAAAAGGGTTGATGATTGCGGTCATTCCATTTACTTCAAAG GTTCTGGAGCCATGCCAAAACAGTATTGCGTATCAGCCGCCCAATCCTTGGACGATGGCTATACTTGGGTTGCTCGCTGAGATTTATTCAATGCCAAACCTAAAAATGAATCTGAAGTTTGACATAGAG GTTTTATTCAAGAACCTTGGCGTTGATATAAAAGAAGTAGCGCCAACTTCCCTTCTAAAGGACCGGAAGAGAGAAATAGATGGGAATCCTGATTTTAGTAACAAAGATCTTATCTCTCAGCCGCAGATGATATCAGAGCCTAAAACAGTTTCTCCTCTTAAGCAAATAGACCTACCTCTTGATGTTGCAAATTCTCCGAATACAGACGTTCCCTCGAAGTTATTATCACAG tATGTAGCCCCTCAACGTGTTTATCCTAATACTTTGATGGAAGAGGAAAAAGTGGCAACTCTAGGTTTGTCTGATCAGCTGCCGTCACCTCAAGGACTGTTCCAGTCAACTCCGTCCCCGTTGTTTTCTATCAGTCag TTGTCAGCAGCACTTCCCAACATTGGAAATCATGTTGTTATTAATCAGAAGTTGAGCGGATTTGGTATGCACTTTCCATTTCAGAG AGTGGTACCACTTGCCATGGACAGAGCTATCAAGGAGATTGTGTCTGGTATTGTGCAGCGAAGTGTTTGTATTGCATgccaaacaacaaaagaacttgTGCTGAAG GATTATTCCATGGAACCCGAAGAATCACGTATTTATAATGCAGCTCACTTGATGGTTGCGAGTTTAGCTGGGAGTTTGGCTCATGTGACATGCAAG GAACCCTTGCGTACTTCAATATCCGGTCATCTACGGAATTCTCTCCAGGGTCTGAATATTGCAAATGAATCTCTTGAACAAATTGTGCAACTTGTCACCAATGACAATCTTGATTTGGGTTGTGCGGCTATTGAACATGCGGCTACAGATAAG GCAATACAAACAATTGATGCGGATATTGCTCAGCAATTGTTGTTACGGAGAAAGCATAGAGATGGTGCTGGATCCTCCTTTTTTGATCCAAATATGCTATCGCAGAATTCCGTTAGTTTCATTCCCGAATCCCTCCGTCCAAAACCTGGACACCTCTCTCTGTCTCAGCAGCGAGTTTATGAG GACTTTGTTCAACATCCTTGGCAAAAGCAGTCGACCCAGACTTCACACGGTTTATCTGCTGCATCAAGCTCATCTAGCGATGTTGCACTTGGTAGTGGTTATGGTCCAGTATCAGGAAAAGTTGCTTCTGACTTTTTGTCTAGTGCTGGAAATGCTAGGATGGATATGGTCTCCCGGCCATCAGATATTTCTGTGGATGGTTTTGAATCTTCAGTCTCGCTTTTGAG CCCACAAGTTGATCCAGCTGGTGACTCAGCCAGTCTTCAATTTGCTAAATCACTGCCAACCTCAGAATTGAATCTGGTTGAACCCTCTGATGCTGCTATGAAA GAAATTGGAACGTCACTGCAGACACTGACTTCAGCTGCTACCATGGAACGAGTTGGTGGAACTAATATTACACAGCCTTCTCTGTCCACGAGAGATGCACTGGATAAGTATCAGATTGTTACTCAGAAG ATGGAGGAACTAGTGGCTAATAATGCAGGAGATGATGAAATTCAG GCCGTAGTTTCTGAAGTTCCTGAAATTATCCTCAGATGTATAAGCAGAGATGAAGCCGCTTTTGCTGTCGCTCAAAAAGCTTTCAAGGCTCTTTATGAGAATGCATCAAGTAACCTTCATGTCAGTGCTAACCTAGCAATACTTGTTGCTATTCGTGATGTTTGCAAGCGTGTCGTTAAAGAGCTCACTAGTTGG GTGATTTATTCAGAGGAGGAGCGGAAGCTTAACAAAGACATTACTATTGGTCTTATTCAACGCGAGTTGCTCAGCCTAGCGGAGTACAATGTCCACATGGCGAAGCATCTTGATGGAGGGAGAAACA AGAGCGCAACTGACTTTGCTATTTCTCTACTCCAATCCTTGGTCACTGAAGAGTCCAGTGTCATTTCAGAGCTCCACAGTCTTGTTGATGCGCTGGCAAAG CTTGCCTCAAAATCCGGATCTCCTGAGTCGTTGCAACAGTTAATTGACATCATACGAAATCCAGTTACTAACTCAGCTGGCCTCTCTGATAGTGCAACCGGAAATGAGTACAATGATAGGCAAAAGGATGAAAAG GTTGCGTGCAATACCACTTCTAACACAGATGTGAATACCAGCTTGGATTATGTGGAATCAGATCCTGCGGGATTCCGGGATCGG GTGTCCACGCTTTTTGAAAGCTGGTATCAAATCTGCGAACTACCGGGTGCAAATGAAACTGCTTGTTCACAATATGTCCTTCACTTGCATCAGACTGGATTACTCAAGGGAGATGATACGACAGAGAGTTTTTTCCGAACTCTTCTG GAAATTTCTGTTGCTCATTGTATATCTTCAGAAGAAATAAGTTCTGGTGCTGTGCAATCTCCTCAGCAAGCTCAGAGTCCATCATTCCTCGCCATCGATATGTATGCAAAGCTTGTTTTTTCAATCTTGAAG TATTTCCCTGAGCAGGAGTACAACAGCAAGTTGTTTCTTCTTTCGGAG ATCATGGCTGTCACTGTGAGATGTATACAAAAGGACGCAGAAGATAAAAAGACATCACTCAATCCAAAACCATATTTTCGATTGTTCATCAACTGGCTGCTGGACTTATGTTCCTTGGATCCTGGGACTGATGGTGCAAACTTTCAG GTTCTCACAGCTTTTGCCAACACATTTCACGCGTTGCAGCCTCTTAAGATTCCTGCTTTCAG ctTTGCATGGCTAGAGCTTGTCAGCCACAGAAGCTTCATGCCCAAACTACTTACAGTAAATGGCCAGAAGGGTTGGCCATATGTTCAACGCCTGCTGGTGGACTTGCTTCAGTTTCTTGAGCCATTTTTAAGAAATGCTGAACTCGGAGGACCA GTTCATTTCCTATACAAAGGGACATTGAGAGTGTTACTGGTGCTGCTTCATGACTTCCCAGAATTTCTCTGTGATTATCATTTTACTTTCTGTGATGTGATTCCTTCAAGTTGCATACAAATGCGGAATATTATTCTCAGTTCTTTTCCACGGAACATGAGGCTTCCAGATCCTTCTACCCCAAACTTAAAG ATTGATTTGTTGCCTGAGATTGTAGAAGCTCCCTGTATCCTTTCCGAGGTTGATGCTGCGCTAAAAGGAAAGCAAATGAAAAATGACGTGGATGAGTATCTTATG TCGAGGCAACAGAATTCAACTTTCCTTAGTGAGCTGAAACAGAAGTTACTTCTCTCGTCAAGCGAGGCTACTTCAGCTGGAACACGTTACAGTGTACCATTGATCAACTCGCTTGTGCTATATACTGGAATGCAG GCTATTCAGCAGCTACAGGCGGGTGAGACACAGGCTCAAAATGTTGTGGCCTTACAGATGTTTAAGTATTTAAGTATGAAACTTGATACGGAAGGACGTTATCTGTTCCTTAATGCCATTGCCAACCAGCTTCGATATCCCAACAACCACACACATTACTTTTCCTTCATCATGCTCTATCTCTTCTTCGAATCTGACCAG GAGATCATACAGGAACAAATAACAAGAGTTCTGTTGGAAAGGCTCATTGTGAACCGGCCACATCCATGGGGCCTCCTAATCACATTCATTGAGCTCATCAAGAATCCAAGATATGGTTTCTGGAAACAAGCCTTCATTAGGTGTGCGCCTGAGATTGAGAAACTCTTTGAATCTGTAGCCAGATCCTGTGGTGGCCTCAAGCCTGTTGACGAGGGAATGGTCTCTGGTTGGGTCTCCGACAATTCTCATTAG